A genomic segment from Corylus avellana chromosome ca5, CavTom2PMs-1.0 encodes:
- the LOC132181538 gene encoding uncharacterized protein LOC132181538: protein MKKHYKKGQVHPSQLPSIADHHLALLPATILTLSAALSAQDKEVLAYLIISCSSSSTSNNFSGHPKTVTESNGGDHSPTFECNCFRCYMSFWARWDASPNRELIHEIIEAYEEELLKKKKRSAAAKIKKERRKRGCDDQLKGGGEKGSEERPVTWVDKMGESVSADVSVGDGGGEVGMEKGVVRKIASFIGERIWSVWDRV from the coding sequence ATGAAGAAGCATTACAAGAAAGGCCAAGTTCACCCATCACAGCTTCCATCCATCGCCGACCACCACTTGGCTCTTCTTCCGGCGACAATCCTAACCCTCTCCGCCGCCCTCTCTGCTCAAGACAAAGAAGTCTTGGCCTACCTCATCATCTCATGCTCCAGCAGTAGCACATCCAACAACTTCTCCGGCCATCCAAAAACCGTTACTGAAAGTAACGGCGGCGACCACAGTCCTACGTTTGAGTGCAACTGCTTTCGGTGTTACATGAGTTTTTGGGCACGATGGGATGCTTCGCCTAACCGCGAACTCATACACGAGATTATCGAAGCTTATGAAGAGGAGTTgctcaagaagaagaagcggAGCGCTGCCGCCAAGatcaagaaagagagaaggaagaggGGGTGTGATGATCAGTTGAAGGGCGGCGGTGAGAAAGGCTCTGAAGAGAGGCCGGTGACCTGGGTCGACAAAATGGGTGAGTCGGTCTCGGCGGATGTGAGCGTCGGCGACGGCGGCGGTGAGGTTGGGATGGAGAAAGGAGTAGTGAGAAAGATTGCGAGCTTCATAGGAGAGAGGATTTGGAGTGTTTGGGATAGGGTTTAG